A single window of Myripristis murdjan chromosome 21, fMyrMur1.1, whole genome shotgun sequence DNA harbors:
- the LOC115380392 gene encoding zinc finger protein 525-like isoform X2 — protein sequence MVVDSIMLDKASDKGEQTGRCSDCGCNLDQPQPDSETPLANSSALPKQRRLPKTEGPSKCPSCEARLTLSNGRRPHRRIRPDPHSCPLCTKTFISSAHLALHLASHGKERKYRCNICGKYFHQSSHLMAHKMIHSGDRPFKCPECGKTFGRASHLKTHRRLHTGEKPFKCTHCEKAFTQKAGLIAHVRLHTGERPYKCEQCGQAFRSLSHLLSHKAQESSERGKPVSASAAPSDQQQRAESNLDDLKCGVCCRTFVRSSYIRLYIRLKKGQRPYHCKVCNKTFVKMDTFVNHCDKHLRQKKAKSEEHKDKVVKPPLFVPLSRPSSPLASSALPVLSEVNTRSRAKAKSKLEA from the coding sequence ATGGTTGTAGATAGCATCATGCTGGATAAAGCCAGTGACAAAGGGGAACAGACTGGGCGGTGCTCAGACTGTGGATGTAATCTGGACCAACCACAGCCTGACTCTGAGACGCCTTTAGCCAACTCTTCAGCCCTCCCTAAGCAGCGGCGTTTACCCAAAACAGAGGGCCCCTCCAAATGCCCCTCCTGCGAGGCACGCCTTACTCTCTCCAATGGGCGGCGGCCACACAGACGCATCCGCCCAGATCCTCACAGCTGCCCTCTCTGCACCAAAACCTTCATATCCTCTGCCCATCTGGCCCTTCACCTAGCCTCCCATGGTAAGGAGCGGAAGTACAGGTGTAACATCTGTGGCAAGTACTTCCATCAGTCTTCCCACCTGATGGCGCACAAGATGATCCACAGTGGGGACAGGCCATTTAAATGCCCAGAGTGTGGCAAGACCTTTGGCCGTGCCTCGCACCTTAAGACCCACCGTCGGCTGCACACAGGTGAGAAGCCCTTCAAGTGCACCCACTGTGAAAAGGCTTTCACCCAGAAGGCTGGGCTCATCGCGCACGTCCGCCTGCACACAGGGGAACGGCCCTACAAGTGTGAGCAGTGTGGCCAGGCCTTCCGTTCCTTGTCACACCTGCTCTCCCATAAGGCTCAGGAGTCCTCCGAGCGGGGCAAGCCAGTGTCAGCATCTGCTGCCCCAAGCGATCAGCAGCAGAGGGCAGAGAGCAACCTGGACGACCTGAAGTGTGGCGTCTGCTGCCGTACCTTTGTGCGGTCATCCTACATCAGGCTCTACATACGCCTGAAAAAGGGGCAGCGGCCTTATCACTGCAAGGTGTGCAACAAAACCTTCGTGAAGATGGACACCTTTGTGAACCACTGTGATAAACACTTAAGGCAGAAAAAGGCTAAAAGTGAGGAGCATAAAGATAAAGTTGTGAAGCCTCCGTTGTTTGTCCCACTCTCCaggccttcctctcctctggcctcatctgccctgcctgtcctctCAGAAGTCAACACACGCTCCAGGGCAAAGGCCAAGAGCAAACTGGAGGCATGA
- the LOC115380392 gene encoding zinc finger protein 501-like isoform X1: MIFLLYPLKESRCAYDVSRKGHPSSPTMVVDSIMLDKASDKGEQTGRCSDCGCNLDQPQPDSETPLANSSALPKQRRLPKTEGPSKCPSCEARLTLSNGRRPHRRIRPDPHSCPLCTKTFISSAHLALHLASHGKERKYRCNICGKYFHQSSHLMAHKMIHSGDRPFKCPECGKTFGRASHLKTHRRLHTGEKPFKCTHCEKAFTQKAGLIAHVRLHTGERPYKCEQCGQAFRSLSHLLSHKAQESSERGKPVSASAAPSDQQQRAESNLDDLKCGVCCRTFVRSSYIRLYIRLKKGQRPYHCKVCNKTFVKMDTFVNHCDKHLRQKKAKSEEHKDKVVKPPLFVPLSRPSSPLASSALPVLSEVNTRSRAKAKSKLEA, translated from the exons ATGATTTTTCTGCTTTACCCTCTTAAAGA ATCCAGATGTGCCTATGATGTGTCAAGGAAAGGACACCCTTCATCTCCCACTATGGTTGTAGATAGCATCATGCTGGATAAAGCCAGTGACAAAGGGGAACAGACTGGGCGGTGCTCAGACTGTGGATGTAATCTGGACCAACCACAGCCTGACTCTGAGACGCCTTTAGCCAACTCTTCAGCCCTCCCTAAGCAGCGGCGTTTACCCAAAACAGAGGGCCCCTCCAAATGCCCCTCCTGCGAGGCACGCCTTACTCTCTCCAATGGGCGGCGGCCACACAGACGCATCCGCCCAGATCCTCACAGCTGCCCTCTCTGCACCAAAACCTTCATATCCTCTGCCCATCTGGCCCTTCACCTAGCCTCCCATGGTAAGGAGCGGAAGTACAGGTGTAACATCTGTGGCAAGTACTTCCATCAGTCTTCCCACCTGATGGCGCACAAGATGATCCACAGTGGGGACAGGCCATTTAAATGCCCAGAGTGTGGCAAGACCTTTGGCCGTGCCTCGCACCTTAAGACCCACCGTCGGCTGCACACAGGTGAGAAGCCCTTCAAGTGCACCCACTGTGAAAAGGCTTTCACCCAGAAGGCTGGGCTCATCGCGCACGTCCGCCTGCACACAGGGGAACGGCCCTACAAGTGTGAGCAGTGTGGCCAGGCCTTCCGTTCCTTGTCACACCTGCTCTCCCATAAGGCTCAGGAGTCCTCCGAGCGGGGCAAGCCAGTGTCAGCATCTGCTGCCCCAAGCGATCAGCAGCAGAGGGCAGAGAGCAACCTGGACGACCTGAAGTGTGGCGTCTGCTGCCGTACCTTTGTGCGGTCATCCTACATCAGGCTCTACATACGCCTGAAAAAGGGGCAGCGGCCTTATCACTGCAAGGTGTGCAACAAAACCTTCGTGAAGATGGACACCTTTGTGAACCACTGTGATAAACACTTAAGGCAGAAAAAGGCTAAAAGTGAGGAGCATAAAGATAAAGTTGTGAAGCCTCCGTTGTTTGTCCCACTCTCCaggccttcctctcctctggcctcatctgccctgcctgtcctctCAGAAGTCAACACACGCTCCAGGGCAAAGGCCAAGAGCAAACTGGAGGCATGA